DNA sequence from the Gordonia polyisoprenivorans genome:
CGTCGGCGACGCCGGCCGCGTACAGCTCGGACTTGGTCCGCGCGTGCAGCCCGGCCCGGTCATACTTGGCCCGGACACGATCGATGTACTGCTTCGCCGTACTCGGCGCCACCCCCATGCGGCGGGCGACACTGTCGAGTTTGAGCCCGCAGGCATAGAGCTGCAGTGCACGAACCTCCTGGTCGGACAGCGCAGGACGGTCGGAGGCGGTGTCGTCGATGAACGCCCGGGCCAGCAGCGGGCTCGTCGCCGGCTCGCCCCGACAGGCCGCGCGCACCGCGGCGAGCAGATCCACGATGCCTTCGTTCTTGCCCACCACGCCGCACACGCCGGGCGCCACCAGGCGACGTACGTGTCGGGGACTGCCGAGCGCGGAGACAACCAGGACCGGGGTTCCCGCGGCGATGATCCGGGCGACGCTGTCGGCGTCGACCAGGCCGGCCGGTCCGAGATCCAGGTCGACGATCACCAGGTCAAGGTCAGTGCGTTCGATGACGTCATCGAGACTGTCTGTGCTGCAGACGATCTCGTGGCCCTCTCGCGAGAGCTGAGCGGCCATCGATTCACGGACGAGTTCGTGGTCGTCGACCAGGGCCATCACCGGCATCTCACACCCGCTGTTCCAGAACACCATCGGGGACGCCGGGTGCGACGACGGTCAGGCTCGGGCCGTCCTCATCGTCGAAGAAGCCCATCGACACCGCATCGTGCGGTGCCGACTCGATGATCACCCGCGCCACGACCTCCCGAGCCCGTGCGGCGGTGCGTTCGTCCACATCAGCGGCGGCGATGATCGACAGGCGCACCTCGTGCGGACGGGCGATCGCGATGAGATCCACCAGAAGCCGCGTCAGAATCGGTGCGGCGGTGGGTAATCCGGCGATGCAGCGCAGGTACCCTTATTCGCGCTCGGCGTCGGCCCGGACGCTCGCGTGCTCGGTGGCAGCGGGGTCGGCGGCGATCCGGCGCAGGAGTGCGGCGGCGGCGATCAGCGTGTCACCCACACCGTCGGCGCGCAACGCCTCGGTGGCCGCCGCCTGATCACGGGCCATGCGGATGGACCGCATTCGCATCTGCCGGTGGTCGATGGCCCGTGACATGGTCACCAGGCGGTGGCGGAGCCAGACGACGGCAGCCACGACCAGCACGTCGGCGACGAGCAGCACCGGCGCGGAGGATGCACAGCCCTGTGGCCCGAGAAGGGTGAGGAGCGTGGTCGCGGCGACGACCATCGCGATGACCGGTCCGACGACGCGAACGCGCCCGTCCACCAGGATCACCACCACGCACAGGGTCGCCGCGGCGTCGCCGGACCAGCCGACGATCGACGTGGTACCGCAGGTGGTGGGCATGCCGTTCGTGCCGACGAGAACAGCTGAGGCGGTCACCGTTGCGCCAATGATCGCCAGGACCGGTGATGACAGTCGACCGGACCGTGCCGCGGTGCCGATGACCGCGACCAGACATGCCGCGGTGAGTGTCCAGACGAGGATCGCGGTCGACACCGCGCCCGGCGGGGTGCCGCGGCGGTCGACGACGAACGTGATGATCGAGATCAGGGCGAACTGCGTGAGCATGATGGCCGATACCGAAGCGGCAAGAGGTCCGGTGCTCGCGACGAGAGTGCCGGCCTGTGAGCCCGGCCGATCGACCTCGGGGGTGATCGTGACCGAGGTGCCGGTGCCGGCGCGGGTGTTCACCGTGATCGCGACGCCGGTGTGGGCGGCGCGTGCGTCCATCGATGTGCGAAGCGCCCGGGGGTCTGCGCAGCCCACACCGTCGTCGTCGACGTGCACCGCGGTCGAATCGGGTGTCGACCACACGCGGGCCACAGGCACCTGTGCGTGTTTGGCGACGTTGGTGAGCGCCTCGCGGATCAGTGCGAGAATCTCCGAGCGGCGCGACGGTGGTTGACCGGCGAGGAATGCGTCGACGGGGGCCCGGTCGGCGATCAGCACCCGCACGCCAAGGGCCGCGGCGTCCTCGCGGCCCGTGAGGCGTCCTCGCGCGATGGCTCCCAACGTGTTGATGACCGTGTCGTGGAGAAGCCGTGAACGCCGGGCCGCGAGCCGGGTCTCGTCGAGTGCGCGGTCGGCGTCGAGGCCGGCGCGCGCGGCGCGGTCGGAGAGCAGGGCCACCCGCCGCAGCGACGCGGCGATCACCGCGGCGGCCGCGGCGCCACACAACGCGTAGACGGGTGTCGCGAGCTGATACCTCAGAACCGTTGTGGTTGCGGGTAGCAGCGCCGCGGTGCAGGCCGTCGCCGCCAGAGTGGTCGCTGCCGCAGCTGCCAGTGCTCGACGAGCAGGCAAGACGAGAGCGGCGCCGATGCCGAACATGATGCACGCGTCGACCACAGCGCGAAGGTGTGCGGTGTCGGGAACCGTGGTGGTGGCTGCGATCGCCACCACCAACCCCATCCAGCTCAGCAGGGCGGCGCCGGGACGCGCGTGCCCTCGTATCGCGAGAACACCCACCACGAGATGAATCGCGTAGCCGCACCACAGTCCGACGTGATCGTCGGCACCGTGCCGGATGGACAAGGGGACGAGTGGGGCCGCAACGGCCATGCCCAGCGCGAGACGGATGAGGGCCGAGTCGACCCCTGCGGCCATCGAGGTCGTGCGGTGGGGGTCGGCACGGCGCCAGATGACGTCCCGGAGCGGCCCGGCCGCCCGCGTGTCGACCGCTCCACCGCTGCGCACGTGATCATTATGCGGGGCAGGCCCCGCCGACGCCCGGGACTTTGGTCATATGTTCATATACGGCGAGACGGTGCTCCCGTGCTCGTTGACCCGCAGACGCGTGCCCAGCGAGGGGAAGGCACGTTGTGCGCAGTGTTGGCGCTCGCACACACGGCATCCGGCGCCGATCGGGGTGATCCGCGCTTGCGGGCCGATCTCGAGCCCGTCGGAGTAGATGACGCGCGCAGCATGTCGTAGCTCGCACCCCATGCCGATCGCGAAGGTCTTACCGGGTTGGCCGAAGCGTGCCGCCCGGCGCTCCACGGTCCGCGCGATCCAGAAATACTCACGGCCGTCGGGCATCTCGGCGATCTGGGTGAGGATCTTGCCCGGTGATCCGAACGTCTCGTACACATTCCACAGCGGGCAGGTGCCCCCGGAGGAGGAGAAGTGGAATCCGGTGGCGGACTGGCGTTTCGACATGTTTCCGGCCCGGTCGACGCGCACGAACGACCACGGGATGCCCCGCAGATTGGGTCGCTGCAACGTCGAGAGCCGGTGACAGATCGTCTCGTAGGAGACCGCGTAGAACGCCGAGAGCCGTTCGATGTCGTACCGGAAATCCTCGGCCGCACCGTGGAACTGGCTGTAGGGCAACAGGGTTGAGGCCGCGAAGTAGTTGGCCAAGCCGTACCGGCCCAGCGAGCGGGCCTCGTCGCTGGTGAAGGTGCCGGCCTCGACGAGCTCGTCGATGAGATCACCGAATTCGAGCAGCGCCAATTCGGTCGCGAGCTTGAAGGCGCGCTGCCCCGACGACAGCGCTGCCGACACCTCCAGTCGGCGGGTGTCCGGGTCGAACCGGTGCAGCACATAGTCACCCAGGTCCACGCGGCGGACGACGGTGACCCCGTGACGCTTCTCCAGGCGATCGATGATCTCGCGGCGCACATCACCGGAGTGCATGCGCATCCGGGTGGTCATCTCCTCTGCGGCGACGTCGAGTTCGTGAATGTAGTTGCGGCGCTGGTAGAAGTAGTCGCGCACCTCCTCGTGTGGTGCGGTGATCGCGCCACGCATCGATCCGTCGCCGCGCTCGTCGGTCGCCGCGGCGAGCTGATCGGAGGAATTTCGGTAGCGCCGATACAGCGTGACCATCGCGTTCGCGATGTCGGGGTGTCCGGCGACCATCGCGCTGATCTCCTGCGGATCGAGCGCGGTGTCGGTGGCCTCGACATCGTCGTCGAGCAGCACCTCCCGCAGCTCGGCGACGAGGCGGACGTCGTCCTGGGAGTCGAAGAATCCGGCGTCGACGCCGAAGGTCTCGGTGATCCGGGCGAGCACCTTGGCGGTGAGTGGCCGCGCATCGTGCTCGATCTGGTTGAGATAGGACGGGGAGATCTCGAGGGTCTGGGCCAGCGCGACCTGCGAGAGGCCGCGCTCGGAACGCAGTTGGCGCAGGCGTGAACCTACGTAGGTTCGCGCACCCGCATAGGTCTTGGTCACCGCACACCTCCGCTGCTCACCATCGCCGGGACCCCCGGCCGATGCGCCCGATCCCGGGGGAGTCGATGAGCTTCAGGGTACGGTGACGGCGTGCGGGTAGGGCGCGCTCATCGGCGCAGGGGGAGGATGGCGGGGCCGGCGGCGGTGTTGCTGGGCCTCGTCGCGACGGTGACCGTGGCGTGTGGGCATGCGCCGACGACCGTCCCCGATCTGGCGGCCGTACCTGCCGACCTGCTGCTCGACCCGTCGACGTTGCCGGTCGGATTCACCGCCACCGAGTTGTCGGTGTCCCAGCTCGTCGACGCCAACTCCACGCAACTCAAGGCGGCCGACGCCACCGAGGTCACTCCGCAGCAGTGCCGGCCCACCGCCGATGCGAAGCTCAATCCGACCCTGACCGAGGCGAATTCGGCGGTGCTGGCCGCGCAGGCCTCCTTCGGGGGGCTCGTCGAGCTGGTGACCAACGAGATGCGTGACATCGGCGCCGACGTGGCCGCCATGACCGGTGCCTGTGCGCGCACGCAGACGATGATCACGACGGGCAATCTCGCCGGGACGGGCATCGTCACCGTGCATTCCGAGATGGCCGCACCCGAACTCGGCAAGGACGTCGAGAAGGTCGAACAGATGCTGCTCGTGAAGTCGGCGACCACGACCACCTTGGCGGATCGGTCGGTCCGTACCCGTATCGACTACGTGGGCTACGCGATCGTCGCCCGCCCGGGCGGGGCCGCTCCGGTCTCGGTGAGTCTCACGGTGTCCGGTGACCCGACCGATGCCGTCGCGCCACCCGCAGCGCCACCCGCCGCCCAGCCCCCGCTCGCCGAACAGGACTTCGTGACGCTGTTCGGCAGTGCGCTGTCGGTGGCCACGGCGGGCCGTAAGAGCTGACGACGGCGTCGCGCCGGGGCGTTCTGCGGTATCCCGCCGGCGAGAGCCTTTTCGATTTCGTGTGAAGGTCGTCACACCCGCGCGGCCGCGCGAGGCCGGCTGGCGCGCTCGCTGGTCGTCGGCCCTCGCATCGAGGGCGACGTTGAGATCGCCGAAAATCCCAGTACGCGCGTACTTTTTTATGAGATGGGCGCGACCTTCACACGCCGCCTTTTGCAGAATTTGCAAAACCGAGGGGAATCGTGGCCAGTGTTCACACCACAAACCTCACTGGACCTGCGGCTTTGCCCTGTGGCACTCTTGGTTGCAGACACAACCGGATCGCTTCGGCGAGTTCGCAAAAGTGACGGCGGCCCGTGGGTCGCGGCCATCGATTGCCTCACTCACCGAATCCGGGCGTCTGTCAGCAAGGGATTTCGGCTCTGGCTCCAGGCACGGGCCGCACCACCATCGGTCACGTCGGGCCGAGTAGTACAACGAAAGCGAAGTGGCTAATGAGCAACGTCGGAAAGCCCCGTACCGCCGCGGAGATCCAGCAGGACTGGGACACCAACCCGCGCTGGAAGGGCATCACCCGCGAATACACCGCCGAACAGGTCGTCGAGCTGCAGGGCTCGGTCGTCGAGGACCCCACCCTGGCCCGGCGTGGCGCCGAGATCCTCTGGGAGGGTGTCAACGGCGACAACTACATCAACGCGCTCGGTGCCCTCACCGGCAACATGGCCGTTCAGCAGGTGCGCGCCGGACTCAAGGCCATCTACCTCTCCGGCTGGCAGGTCGCCGGTGACGCGAACCTCTCCGGTCACACCTACCCCGACCAGTCGCTCTACCCGGCCAACTCGGTCCCGTCGGTCGTGCGTCGCATCAACAACGCGCTGCTGCGCGCCGATGAGATCGCCAAGGTCGAGGGCGACACCTCCGTCGACAACTGGGTCGTGCCGATCGTCGCCGACGGCGAGGCAGGCTTCGGTGGCGCGCTCAACGTCTACGAGCTGCAGAAGGCCATGATCGCCGCGGGTGCCGCCGGTACCCACTGGGAGGATCAGCTCGCCTCGGAGAAGAAGTGCGGCCACCTCGGTGGCAAGGTGCTCATCCCCACCCAGCAGCACATCCGCACCCTGACCTCGGCTCGCCTGGCCGCCGACGTCGCCGGCGCGCCGACCGTCGTCATCGCCCGTACCGATGCCGAGGCCGCCACCCTGATCACCTCCGACGTGGACGACCGCGACAAGCCGTTCCTCGACGGCACTCGCACCGCGGAAGGCTTCTACGGCGTGAAGAAGGGCATCGAGCCCTGCATCGCCCGTGCCAAGGCCTACGCCCCGTACTCCGACCTGATCTGGATGGAGACCGGCAAGCCCGACCTGGAGCTGGCCCGCAAGTTCGCCGAGGCCGTCAAGAGCGAGTTCCCGGACCAGCTGCTGGCCTACAACTGCTCGCCGTCGTTCAACTGGAAGCAGCACCTCGACGACGCGACCATCGCGAAGTTCCAGAACGAGCTCGGCGCAATGGGCTTCAAGTTCCAGTTCATCACGCTGGCCGGCTTCCACGCCCTCAACTACTCGATGTTCGATCTGGCCTACGGTTACGCCCGCAACCAGATGAGCGCCTATGTCGAGCTGCAGGAGCGCGAGTTCGCCGCCGAGGAGCGCGGTTACACCGCCACCAAGCATCAGCGTGAGGTCGGCGCCGGCTACTTCGACAAGATCGCCACCACCGTCGATCCCAACACCTCGACCGCAGCCCTCAAGGGCTCGACCGAGGAAGGTCAGTTCCACTAGGACTCGACTGTCCGCGATTGTGCGTACCAGACAGGCGGCCCGCGACTCACGTTGCGGGCCGCCTGTTCCTGTACGGACGGGGTGTGGTCGCCCGCCCAGGAGTCACGGGCCGTCGCCGAAGTTCGTTGTCGTGTAACGACATCGAGTGCTGGGTTCTTATCGATCTGTCGCTAGGAGTGCTGCAATGTCCGGTGAGATCATCTCGCGCGTGGGTGTCGTCGGCGCGGGACAGATGGGTGCCGGGATCGCCGAGGTGTGCGCCCGTGCCAACGCCGACGTCCTGGTCTACGAGGCGACTCGGGAACTGACCAGTGCCGGGCGGTCGCGCATCCTGCGCTCCCTCGACCGCGGTGTGTCGAGCGGCAAGCTCACCGAGCGCGAACGTGAACAAGCTTCGTACCGACTACGGTTCACCTCCGATCTCGGGGATTTCGCCGATCGGCAGATCGTGTGCGAGGCGATCGTCGAGGACGAACTGGTCAAGACCCAGGTCTTCGCGCAACTCGACAAGGTCGTCACCGATCCCGATGCGGTGCTCGCCTCCAATACGTCGTCGATCCCGATCATGAAGCTGGGCATGGCAACCCACTGCGCCGGACGGGTGATCGGCATGCACTTCTTCAACCCGGTGCCGGTACTGCCGCTCGTCGAACTGGTCACCACATTGGAGACCGCGACCGAGGTGAGCGAGCGCGCCGAGACCTTTGCCCACGACGTGTTGGGCAAACAGGTGATCCGATCGGCCGATCGCTCCGGGTTCGTCGTCAATGCGCTGCTCGTGCCGTATCTGTTGTCGGCGATCCGGATGGTCGACACCGGTTTCGCGACAGTGGAAGACATCGACAAGGGCATGGTGCTCGGTTGTGCGCACCCGATGGGGCCGATGCGGCTGGCCGACCTCGTCGGCCTCGATACCGTCAAGGCGATCGCCGATTCGATGTACGACGAGTTCAAGGAACCGCTCTACGCGCCGCCACCGCTGTTGTTGCGCATGGTCGAGGCAGGTCGGATCGGCAAGAAGGCCGGGCGTGGTTTCTACTCCTACCCCGAAGGAATCGCCGACGCGTAGCGCTGCGGGCGTCGTTTGCTATGACCGTGCTAACAAAGCGCTTGCAATTGCTAGCGAAGCGTGGATACTGGTAGATGGAAGCGCCGCAACACCGACGATCTCGACCAGCTTTCACCGTCCCGACGATCATTCATTGATCTCGAGAATCGACATTCGTTGCGCTGCTGAACTTCTGACAACCCCACCAAGGAGGCCGCAATGAGCACCGCCGAACGAACACTGGCAAACCCCTTCTATGCAGTCGTCGGCGCGGGCGATCTGGCCATCGCGCAGGTGACCGACGCCGTCGCGCAGCTGCGCGAGCGGACCGAAACCGCCACCGAGACCGCGAGCACCCGCTTCGAGGAGACCAAGAGCCGGCTGAACAACCTGCCCGACGAGGTCCCGAGTATCGATGAGCTGCGTGCCAAGCTGAATCCCGAAGAGCTGCGCAAGGTCGCCGAGCCCTACGTCGAGCTGGCCACCAGCTTCTACAACTCGCTCGCCGAGCGCGGCGAGGAGACCCTCGAGCGCCTGCGTCAGCAGCCGCTGGTCCAGGAGGGTCTGACCCGCGCCGAGAAGACCTACAACGACGCCGTCGATCTCACCGAGGATGCCCTCGGGGTCGTGTCGACCCAGACCCGCTCGGTCGGCGAGCAGGCCGCCAAGATCGCCGGTCTGGTCGGAGCCCGCGTCGGTGAGGCAGGCGACGCGCTCGACGACGCCGCCGATGCCATCGGCGACAAGGTCGACGAGGCTGCACTCGAGGCCGGCGAGAAGCTCGACGAGGCCGCCGAGGCTCTCACCGAGGCCGGCGAGACCGTCAAGGCGCAGGCCGCGACCGCCGCATCCAAGATCGACGGGGCCGCGGGCACCGTGGAGGGCAAGGCGCGCACCGCCAACGACTCGCCCGCCAAGAAGATCGCCGCCGCCAAGAAGGCTCCGGCGAAGAAGGCCCCGGCCAAGAAGGCTCCCGGCCGGGCGACCAGCTGAGCTGATCCGGACTGAACCGAATTCTCAACGACCCCTACGGCTTCGGCCGTGGGGGTCGTTGTCTGTCGGGTGGTCGTGTATCGGGGGTGTCGGGCGGCTCGGGCGAGTCGATGGTCAGCACCGCCAGCGCGCCGTCGTCGCTTCGGTAGCTGTGGTCGGAATCGGACACCCACTGCAGGGAGCGGCCTGGGCCGGCGGTCTTCTCGGCTCCGAGCGGGCCGGCGGTGACGTGCCCGCGTACCACCCGGACGTGTTCGACGACGCCGGGTCCGTGGGCGGGGGAGATCGTGGTGCCGCCCGGATGAACCGCGAGCCAGAACACCTCGGTGGTGGCACCGCCGGGATGGTGTTCGACGTGCAGGAGTCGCGCCGAGAGGTGCGGGCCCGAGCCCTCGGTGCCCGAGTCCTCGCCGAGTAACGCGGTCAGCGGTACCCCGAGCGGGCCGGCGACGGCGTAGAGAGTGTCGAGAGTCGGGTTGCGCCTGCCGGATTCGAGTTCGGACAGCGATCCCTTGCCGATGCCGGCGGCGCGGGCGAGTGCCGACAGACTCATGCCGCGCCCCTCGCGGGCCGCGGTGATACGCGCACCGACCGCAGATCTCCCCGGGTGTTCCATAAACAGAACGATAGCGTTATGGTGGCCCGATGACCACCTCTCCGGCATCGTCGATCAGTGAGCCGATCACCGCGGGAATCATCACCGCGCTTGTCGGCTTCACGTCGTCGTTCGTCGTGGTGGTCGCCGGGTTGTGTGCGGTCGGCGCCGATCCCGGGCAGGCGGCGTCGGGTCTGCTCGCGCTCACCGTGACCTTCGCGGTCGGGATCATCGTTTTGTGCGTGGCCACGCGGAAGCCGATCACCCTGGCCTGGTCGACTCCGGGAGCGGCGATGCTGGTGGCCGCGGGCGCGGACTATCACGCCGGCTGGCGGGCTGCGGTCGGGGCTTTCCTCGTCGTCGGAATCCTGATCCTGGCGACGGGGCTGATCCCGGCTCTGGGTGATCTGATCGGCCGGATACCGACTCCGATCGCGCAGGCGATGCTGGCCGGCGTCCTGTTGACGCTGTGTCTGGCACCCATGAAATCGCTTGCAGCGCAGCCGCTGCTGACCCTGCCGATTCTCGCCGTGTGGCTCATCGCGACTCGATGGCTGACCCGCTGGGCGTTGCCTCTGGCCTTGGTGACCGCCCTCGTCGTCATCGGCATCTACGTCGCGGTGCACGGTGTCGGCGCGGGTGTGACGACGCAGTGGTGGCCGCAAATCGCCTGGACCACTCCGAGATTCGATGTGTCGGCGATCGTCGGGTTGGCCATCCCGCTCTACGTGGTGACGATGGCGTCACAGAATGTTCCCGGCGTGGCGGTGTTGAAGTCGTTCGGATATGACACCCCTTGGCGTCCTGCGATGTTCGTGACCGGGATCGGTACGGTATTCGGCGCACCGTTCGGTGGGCATGCCATCAACCTGGCCGCCTTGTCGGCGGCGCTGGCCGCGGGCGAGGAGGCGGGCGCCGACCGAACCCGGCGATGGATCGCCGGGGTGTCCGGCGGCATCAGCTATCTGGTGCTCGCGGTGGCTTCCGGAGCGCTGGTCACCATCACCGCGATTGCGCCGCAGGGGTTGCTGGAGTCGGTGGCCGGGCTCGCATTGCTGGCAACGTTCGCCAACGCTTTACTTGGTGCGTTCACCCACAAAGAATTTCGGATCGCATCGGGTCTGACGTTCGTCACCGCTGCCGCCGGCGTGACGTTCTGGGGGATCAGCGGCGCCTTCTGGGCCATCGTCGTCGGGCTCGTGTCCCACGGTGTGCTGCGTCGTCGAGGGCCAGTGTCCGGACCCGACGGGCATCGCGGAGTTGAGGATCGGCAGCGTAGCGCTCAGTGACTTGTGAGCCTGGCTTCTCTGTGCCGTTTGATATCCGGGCGACTGCTGTCCGAATGCAGCAGCGGCGCAGGCGGTCTTGAGGCTCGCCGCACGCGGCTCGCACCTCGACCAGCGGGGGATTGTGCAGGCCATCGAAGGATGCTCCGCCCTTCCCACCCGACGGTCCATCCCATCCAGATGGTCGAGGTGCCGAGGAGCGCCAGCGACGAGCCTCGAGACCCCTTGTGCCGAAGGGGTTTCCCGGCCACGGCAGCTCTAACGCCTCGACCATCGGGTGGGGTTGTCACTATGGAGTTCTCAAACAACAGATGCGGTCCCGGCGATGCCGGGTGCAGGATTCAGGTAGTGGGGCAGGGTAGGTCAGGCTGCGGCGTCGTCGAGTCGCATGGTTCTGCGGTGATAGGACGGCACGGGTCGTCGTTTCGGATCGACGCTGGCGGGTGGGATCAGCCAGGGGTGTCGGTCGAAGCCCATGATGATGTCCCAGCCGTGGTGATGCACATCGTCGTGGCAGCTGGTGCACAGCAGGCAGCCGTTGTCGAGGTCGGTGGGACCGCCATCACTCCAGTGGGCGAGGTGGTGTGCTTGGCAGCGTCCGGCGTGTGCTGAATCGCTCCGGGTTTGGTGCACACCTGGTTACTGGTGTGTCTCCACGGGTGTGGCGACAACTTGAGTGTAGTAGTTCCTTTCGGCTTCTATCGGTGGGATCCGTCCGAGACGGTGCATCAGTCGACGGGTGTTGTACCAGTGGACCCACCGGGCGGTGAGGTGCTCGACGTCGCCAACCCGACGTAATGGGCCGGTCCGAAACGGCGAATCCTCGCGTACCGCTTCGGTTTTGTACAACCCGATCGTCGTTTCGGCTAACGCATTGTCATAGGCGTCGCCGACGGTGCCGATCGAGGCGAGGAGCCCCGATAACTCGAGAGTCTCCCCACACCGCACGGACGTGTATTGCGACCCGGCATCCGAGTGATGAATAGTGTTGCCCAACATCGGATTGCCCTCCTCCTCTCGCAGGTTGGCGGCGTGGCGGATCGCGGTCCGCACGAACCTGTCGGTCTTCGAGCGCGAGCATTCCCAGCCGACGATCCGGCCGGCGAACGCATCGATCACGAACGCCGTATACGCGAAGGAACCATCCGCCAGCGGCACATAGGTGAAGTCGGCCACCACCAGAACGTTCGGTGCGGGTACCGCGAATTGGCGTTTGACCAGATCCGCAGCCCGCGCCGCAGCCGGGTCAGCAACCGTAGTGCGAACCTTCCTGCGTCTGGTCACCCCGCGCCAGCCGTTGGCGCGCATCAGTCGCTCCACTGTGCACCGGGCCACTTCGATACCCTCACGGCGCAGGTGAGCCCACATCTTCACCGCCCCGTACAGCGACTCTGGTGTGCGCTCACCGTCCGCGTCAGGCTCGTAGTAGCCGGCCAGCACCTCGGTGATCGTGATGTCCCACAACGCCCGCTTCGACAGCGGCCGTGAGCGCCACGCATAGTAGGTTCTCGGGGAGATCGGTGCACCGTGCTCGGTGAGCACACGACAGATCTGAGCGACCCCGAACCGAGCACAATGCTCGGCGATGAACGCGCACACTACCGATGTCGCGGGTCGCTCTCCCGCGCGAAGAAAGACGTTGCCGCTTTGAGGATTTCGACTGTCTCCTCCAGCTCGGACACCTTGCGTTTGAGCGCCCGCACCTCCGCAGCCTCTTCCCGAGTCACCCCCGGCTTGTCCCCGGAATCGATCTCGTGTTGA
Encoded proteins:
- a CDS encoding IS3 family transposase (programmed frameshift) translates to MPKKYDEATRAKAVRLVVEHRGEYPSEWAAITATAKRLKITSETLRKWVRQHEIDSGDKPGVTREEAAEVRALKRKVSELEETVEILKAATFFLRAGERPATSVVCAFIAEHCARFGVAQICRVLTEHGAPISPRTYYAWRSRPLSKRALWDITITEVLAGYYEPDADGERTPESLYGAVKMWAHLRREGIEVARCTVERLMRANGWRGVTRRRKVRTTVADPAAARAADLVKRQFAVPAPNVLVVADFTYVPLADGSFAYTAFVIDAFAGRIVGWECSRSKTDRFVRTAIRHAANLREEEGNPMLGNTIHHSDAGSQYTSVRCGETLELSGLLASIGTVGDAYDNALAETTIGLYKTEAVREDSPFRTGPLRRVGDVEHLTARWVHWYNTRRLMHRLGRIPPIEAERNYYTQVVATPVETHQ